Genomic DNA from uncultured Acetobacterium sp.:
TGGCGACATCGCCTGTGAAGAGGTTGGCACTCCAGGAATATTTGTGGATTATATTGTTCAGGGTCATAGTTATGAAGAACGTAAAAATATATATGAAGAATTGTGGATTGCCACAAACAAATTATAGGAGGTCTCAAGATGCCAAGAAATTATATTGCTAAAAGAATTGCCAAAGAATTTAAAGATGGAATGTATGTTAATTTGGGAATCGGGATTCCGACTGAATCGGCAAATTATATACCCGCGGGAACCCATGTGTATTTACAGACCGAAAATGGCGGATTAATGTTTGGCCCCAAGCCGAAACGAGGCGAAAGCAACCCGGATATTGCCAATGCCGGGGCAGAACCGATTACGATGCTGCCCGGGGGAGCCGTTTTTGATGTGGCGACCTCATTTGCGATGATCCGCGGCGGACATATTGATATGACTGTAGTCGGTGCTTTAGAAGTGGATGAAGCGGGCAGCATTGCCAGCTGGAAAATTCCCGGAAAACTTTTAACCGGCATGGGCGGCGCCATGGATTTGCTTTATGGCTGTAAACGGGTGATTGTGGCCATGACCCATACCGACAAACATGGTAACTCGAAGATTCGCCAGAAATGCACCTTGCCGTTAACCGCAGCCGGGGTGGTGGATCTGATTATCACCGATAAAGCCGTATTGCGGGTAGGTGAGGGTGGATTATATCTGGAAGAGTTGGCTCCCGGGGTGACGGCGGCAGAAGTCGAGCGGCTTACCGAAGGTGCCATTTTGAACATCATCGAATGGGAACATATCGAAATTACATAGAAAGTGAATAATACTAATAGGAGACTAAAATGAAAAATAATAAAAAATATTTAATCTTAGCAGTGAGCATCGTCATTAACTTATGTATTGGTTTTGCCTACGCATGGAGCGTTTTTTCCAAGCCGTTAATGAAAGATTTTGGCTGGACAGCATCTCAGGCATCCATGGCATTTACCATCAACTTATTTGTCTTGCCAATTGCGATGATTTTTGCTGGGCCATTGGTAAAGCGTTTTGGCGTCAGGATTGTTGTGTTATTAGGCGGTGTTTTATTTGGATTGGGACTTTACTTAAGCGGCATGATCACCAGTGTTTATCAAATCTATATAACCTACGGTTTAATAGCTGGCTCGGGAATTGGACTTATTTATTCCATTACCGTTTCTAATACGGTCAAATGGTTCCCGGAAAATAAGGGCTTGGCTGGCGGATTAACAGCTGGCGGATTCGGTGCCGGGTCACTTATTTTTGCCCCGGTAGCCGTCCAGTTTATTGCTACCCAAGGGGTCTTGGGAGCGTTTCAGACATTAGGGTTAATCTTCTGCGGGGTAATTTTAGTGTTGGGGATGTTCATCGCTGCGCCGCCGGTAAAGGAAACCGAAAAGCAGGCGACTGGAGTTGGCACAAACCAGAACGGGATTGATGTCACCACCCGGGATATGTTAAAAACCACTGATTTTTATGTGATTTGGGGATTAATGGTATTAGGATGTATCTCAGGATTAATGATTATCAGCCAGGCTTCTCCAATTGGCCAGGTAATGGTCGGATTATCGCCTGAACAAGCCGCTTTTGCAGTTGGCTTTATTGGCCTTGCCAATGCCACCGGTCGGGTTGTATGGGGAACCGTATCCGATAAGATCGGCCGCTATAACACTTTGATTTGTATGTTTATTTTAAGTGGGGCAGGATTAACGGCCTTGTATTTTACCAACGATTTGCCGCTTTTCATGGTCGGTATCTGTTTGATCGCAGCCAGTTATGGTGGGGTTTTTGGTTTATTTCCATCGATCACTGCAGATAATTTTGGGATTAAGCATTTGAGTATGAACTATGGCGTGGTAATGACCGGCCTTTCAATTGGGGCATTCATCGGTCCGCAAATTGCGGCTTATGCCGTTGAAAAAAGCGGTGGCAGTTACAATTTGGCATTTATCATTACCTTAGGCATCAACATCATTGCCATTGCCTTGGTATTGTATGCAAAGAGCCGAAACACCAAACGTAAATTGGTTTTAGCAACTGAAAATTAGTAAAGTTAAAAAAATAAGACAAATAAATAAAGAGCTGCCTCGCCGAGGCAGCTCTTTAAATTTGGCTTAAGTTAAACGATATTTGCGATTGAGCATATCTTCCCGTTCTTTCCAGTCTGACATCAACGTTCCCAGGGCGCCATAAAAGGATAAGTTATGGTTGGGAAAACGGAAATGCAGCATTTCGTGCAAGGCAATATATTCAATGCATTCTTTCGGGGTTTTAATCAGTTCCAGGTTTAAAATGACCCGTTGACTCTTGGGTGAACAGGCGCCCCAGCGGTTGTCCAGACGGTAAATCTTCAGATCCGGAAAACGGACCTGATAGGGCGCAGCTTTAACAATGGCCGAGGCCATCGCTTCCACAAAAACATCCCGGGCCTGTTCCCGGTACCACATATCCAGGATGAATTCTTTATGGGTGACGGACTGAGTATCGTGGACATTCAGAACCATATTATAATTATTGATGGTCACGCCGGTACTGGGCGATTCTTCGACCATCAGACGATAATAATCACCAAGAAATTTATGTTTTTCACCAGTTTTATACTGATAGTTTTTTAGTAATTCAGGAACGGTATCAAGATTGCCAAACATAAGGGGTACCTCCATTTTCTGTAAAACGACTCCATTTCGCTACATTATATCCAAGAAAAGCGAAAACCTGAATAGAAATAGTTGTCACCATAGGGAAAGAATTAGTGTTGGAGTTGCAAATTTTTGATAAGCCCCATATGCACTGTACATTCATGAGAAAAATGTTATAATTAGATATTAAAGTTTCAGGTAATAATGTTGGGGGTAGCCAGAAATGTTTTTAATGAGAGGAGAATTTATGGAAACAACACTAAGTGTAACATTGATTCAACATACGCCTGAACCGGAGAAATTAGTGGCAGCCGCAGCAAAGCTCTGTTACTCAAAGGCCGGTGCTGGTGAGATCATGGATGATCTGACAGATGAAAATGTCGAACGATTTTTGACCCGATTAATGGATATGGGACATGCATCGCCGATTGAACATGCCAGCTTTACATTTGCGATTGAAGGCGTCAGCCGGGCACTGACCCATCAGCTGGTGCGACATCGGATGGCGAGTTTTAGTCAAAAATCCCAACGCTATGTGAGTGAGGGACAGTTTAATTATGTTATTCCGCCAGAAATAAAAGCCTTGCCGGATGGCGAAAAGGTGTTTATTGAAGGGATGGAAAATGCCCAAAAAACCTATGACATTTTAGCAGAAAAACTGATCACAAAGTATACCAAAGATTTAATGGTAGCTGGGCTTTCGGAAAAGCAGGCAGCTATGGCAGCAGAAAAGCAGGGAATTGAAGATGCCCGGTTTGTGCTACCGAATGCTTGCGAAACAAAGATCGTGACAACGATGAATACCAGAGAACTGCTGCATTTTTTCAATCAGCGTTGCTGTAATCGGGCGCAGTGGGAAATCAGGGAACTGGCCACCCAAATGCTCAAAGAATGTAAAAAAGTGGCACCCTTGCTGTTTAAAAATGGCGGACCACGTTGTGTTGAAGGCCCATGTCCAGAGGGCAGCATGACCTGTGGAAAAATTACCGAAATGAGAGAAACGTTCAAACAAATATAGGTGATTCATCATAAAAAATAATTATGACAAACAAAATATTGAAAAGGTTGTGAAAAGGTATGTTAGAAATTAAAAATCCCGAGAAACAGAATATTATCATTGCCCTGATCGTTGCTGTTTTAGGGGTCGCTATTATTTTTGTGCCGTTTATGATAACAGCGGTGGCTATCTATCAATTTTATTTTACCTATGCGGGTGTAGTTATTATTGGGTTTTCGATTGGGTATGCCGTCTTTTTCTTTTTGCGTTATCGGCAGTTTGAGACGTTTTTGGAAAAGAAAGACGAAGCCCTGGTTTGGGAATATGATAAAGAACAATATGAAGGGTTTATTGGGGAATTAAACAAAATTCAAAAGAATTCGGAAAAGGAAAAAATATGGATTCTGCTGGGCATTGAATTGGTTATTTCCGTATTACTCTTTTTTATGCTGGATCCAGAAATAAAATGGTTAGGAATTGCATTTTTTGTTTTCTTTGGGACAATGTCATTGCTCTTTACTCTGGTATTACCACAGAGTTTTAAATACCGGGCGATGGTCAAACCATATGTAACCATTATTAATGAAGACAGTGCCTATATTATGGGTCGGTTTCATAAATGGACCAAAGCCCAGTCAAAAATTAAAAACTATGACAACGGCGAAAAAACATATAAGGTACTGGCTATTAACTATGAATCGTTAAGCCGAAACGGCAAACTGTTTCAAGAGTGGACAGCTGTTATTCCGAATCCCGATGATCCCAATTCAATTGCTGAAGCAAAGCGATGGGTTGGTCGGATTAACAAATGTTCCAGATTGAATGAGAAAAAGATGAGCGAGCGGAAATCATACTCAGAACGATTCTTTAATCGTATGGTGGGCAAGGACAAAAACAAAGATGAGAATAAAAAGCTGGAAAAAGCAACCGACACCAAATCACGTAAGTAAAAGCTGAACGTAAAAAAGCCCGTAAGGGCTTTTTTTTGTACAAATTATTCAGGATAAATCATATTTTCCGGCTGGATATTTTCAAGAATTTCGGTAAGAAATTTTTTGGCTTCATAACGAGCCATCGGGAGATTCATATCCAGATAGTTGCCACAGTCTCGGGGCGAAGCACCGGGAATTTCGTCATCATAATCGGCCATAAAGGTAAATAGCTTAATGACCAATGGCAGAATATCCTGGGGGGTCAGTTCCCCCTTCATCAGGAGATAGAAGCCAGTCCGGCAGCCCATCGGTCCAAAATAAACAATCTTATCACTGAGAACCGGGTCGTTGCGCAGAAAAGTTGCCCCAAGATGTTCCATGGCGTGGAGTTCAGCGTTGTTGATGACCGGTTCCCGGTTAGGTTCTTTCATCCGAATGTCAAAGGTGGTGATGCAGTGGTCACCGCAATAATCTTTACGAGAGATGTAGACGCCTCTCAGTAAATCCAGATGGTTGATGGTGAAGCTAGCAATTTTTTTCATTTTCGTTTTCCTTTCCGGTAAGATAATGGTTGATGGCCTCCAAATAATGGAGGAGGATATTATGAAAGGGGTAAATGCGTAAATTTTGGTCGAAATCGGCATAAGGGATCGATTTGCGACCATCATTTTGGGCATTATCCCAATATTTTTTGAGGATATTAAAAGGGAGCAGGAAGGTTTCGTCACAAAACTTAAAGTGAACAATCAGAAAAGACAAACCTTCCTGTTTTTCAAAAGCATCCATGAAATCCATCTGATGGCAATGAATATTGGCAATCGGCAGCCGTTTCTGGTTGGTTTCCTTAGCGTCGAAGCACACCGGAATGCCCTGAATGTTTCCCAAATAATCCACCGTGCTTTTTTCTTCAAAATAAGCCAGTTTAATGGTGCCCTTGCCAGGATCTAACTCCACTGGTTTTATCGCAGTGGGAATTTTTTGAACCACAGCCAACCCCTGTTCCATGTATATTTTATTGGTGATATTGATATATTCTTCAAGCTGACTACCCCGAAGCCCTCTGCTGTTCCAGTAACCCATGACTATTTCTCCAGTAGAAAGGGGTCTTTGAAACCAAAGCGTTTCAACATTTTATCAAAAATAGGTGGAATCGGCGCCGTAAAGGTTTTATTCATATCAATCAGGGTAAACTGGGCACTGTGAAGTAACTGGCTTTTGAGACCAGATTCCTCATACAAACGACTATTGATCTGGCGATTGCCGTATTTAGGATCACCAAGGATGGGAAAACCGACAGCGGCAAGTTGAACCCGTATTTGATGGGAACGTCCGGTTTTTAGAATAATTTTCATTAACGAAAAATCACCATGACTTTCCAGCGTTTCATAGTTTAAAACAGATTTTTTGTCCGTTGGTGAGGTCTGCTGTTCAGAGAACGTGACGGTGTTTTTATCGGGATCCTTTTTTAAATAACCGATAATCTCCCCGGTTTCTTTGGGTTTGCCACAGACTAATGTATAATAGATCTTTTGAGTTTGATCCTCCCGGATGGCTTTGTTGACATCCTGAAGACTTTTGAAATTCTTGGGAACCAGGATAATTCCGGTGGTATTTTTATCCAACCGGTTGGCACAGGCCGGGGTAAAGGTCAGGTTGGTTTTAGGATTGTAATCGCCCTTTTTTGTCAGATAGTCCACGGCATAATCAATCAGCGAAATCTCTTCGGTCTTATCCGGTTGGGTGAGTACTTCGGCCGGTTTATTGAGCACCAATAGGTCCGAATTTTCGTAAATGATGTCAAGAACGGTACTATTTTTATCCAGTTTCTTTTTAGCAGTAGCCAAACGAAAATTAGCAATGGTTTCTTCGGAAAAATAAATCTGCACCACATCTCCAGCGGTGATGGCGGTGGAGGGTTCTGACTTTTGGCCATTGAGTTTAATTCGTTTTTTTCGCAGCATCTTTTGGAGAAATCCTGTGGATGCCTGGGGCATCAGTTTTTTTAGAAAGCGATCCAGTCGTTGGTTGCTTTCATTCTCGGTAATAACAATTATTTTCATTTATAATCCTTAAGTAGTATTTTGAAACTATTATACCATGAAAGCCAGGTAATTAAATTAAGTTTGTGAGAACGTCTGATATAAAATAAGCCACGAAAGAATGGAGTAGCTTACAAAAAACAGCATTTGTTAAGGGTTTTTAGGACATTCGATAATCGTAAATTTAAAAAGAGCATGTCTGCAAATAACAAAGGTTATTTTGCGACATGCCCTAAAAACGGAGAAACAAGTTAATGATAATCTAGATTATCGTTTGTGGCTGCAGTCCAAGACATTTTTAATTTTATGAGCAACCATTGCTTTAATGGCAGAACGACCCGGTCCCAAATATTGACGTGGATCGAACCAACCGGGATTTTCAACAAAAACCTGTCGGATGGAGGCGGTCATTGCCAGCCGCAGATCGGTATCGATATTAATTTTGCAAACACCAGATTTGGCTGCTTTTCGTAACATATCTTCAGGAACGCCTTTGGCACCAGGTATTTGTCCACCATATTGATTACACAGGTCAACAAATTCTTTAGGAACGGATGATGCACCATGAAGGACAAGTGGAAAGCCAGGTAGCAGATCAGAAATTTTATAAAGCCGCTCGAAATCCAAACGCGGTTCATCTTTGAATTTGAAAGCCCCGTGACTTGTGCCAATGGTAATTGCCAGAGAGTCGCATCCGCTTCTTTCAACAAATTCAACGGCTTCATCGGGATCGGTATAGGTTGCATTGCGAGTGTCCACATTTACAGCATCTTCAATGCCGGCCAATTTTCCCAACTCAGCTTCAACGACAACACCGTGGTCATGAGCGTATTCAACAACCTGTTTTGTTAGGGCGATGTTTTCAGTAAAGGGATGTTTTGACCCGTCAATCATAATTGAAGTGAAACCACTATCAACACAGGATTTGCAAATCTCAAAATCGTCACCGTGATCTAAATGAAGACAGATATCCAAGCCGGTAACTTCAATGGCTGCTTCAACTAATTTTCTTAAATAGACAGGATGGGCGTATTTTCGTGCGCCTGCTGATACTTGTAAAATAAGGGGGGCCTGTTCTTCGGCGGCTGCTTCAACGATGCCCTGTATTATCTCCATGTTATTAACATTGAAAGCGCCAACAGCGTAACCACCCTCATAAGCTTTTTTGAACATTTCAGTCGATGTAACTAATCCCATTTTTGAAAACCTCCTAAGTGTTATCATATTTTAACCTATAGTCAGAATATTACATTTATAATTAATTGACACTGTTAGTATACTATCTTTTAAAGCAATACTCAAGCAGTCAGGACAAATTTGATCAGTTATTACACTTTTTTTTCTGGAAAGAAATTATGAAAAAATGTAAAATGTATTTAAATCTAAAAACTTTTTTAGTAGTCGTTTTATTTTAAAAAAGTCAGAATAAAAGAGGCAGACTAAAAAATAGTTGCCTCCGTAAAATGGGTCTATTGCTAGCGTTGCTTAATAAAACCTGGAAGTATTTTTAATATCGCCACTAGCATTATGGTGTAAAGTGGAATCAGGAAAATATTTGAAATGATTCGCGCAGGCAGCAATACGGCAACTGCTTGTCCATAGAGAATACTCAAAAACCACGTATTCAACAAAATTGATGTGACCAATTGTGAAACGCTGACGATAAAAAGGATATGATCGCTCCGATACTCACTATCGAGATTGGATTTCTTTACGACAATAATGGGGAAGACTGCAAAAGCAATCATTAAAGCAATAAAGATTACAAAGTAAATCATACTTAATGGTTCGCCAGCATAATAAATGGTACCATTATCAAATCCAAATGTGCCTGAAACGGCGAGAATAATTGTGGCCAAAACGATGAATACCAGGTTGAACCATTCCAGATGTTTGGTTTCTTTTTTTCGCAACATCATAAAAAGAAGGCCTGGAATTAAACCGGTTAATCCGCTGGCGAGAGTAAACCCAATAAAAAATGGGCCGCCGGGCTTAATAACAAAGCACAGCAGATCTGAAATAAAACCAACGGCAAAACCGGCAAGTGGTCCTAACAAGATACCACTAAGCATGATCGGCAGCGCAGTAATGTTCAACCTTAAGGAAGGAAAACCACCAAGAGGGATATACACCTCAAACAGAATTTTCAGCACGATGCTGATGGCAATGAGCAGTCCACAATTGACAACAATCCGAGTCCGTGTGGAACCACTAATAAAAGCATTACTTTTCATAAAACCTCCTTGATTTTAAAGTAATGCTTCCGCAACCTACAATCTGCATTGTAACAGCGGAAGCGACAAGATACCGCAATGGTCACATTTCGTTTAAAGGCAACTTCCCATCCTTTAACACTTTACGCATCTTGTCTACTCTGGTATTTAATTGACATCATTTTAACACAGCGGTAAAGGTTTACACAAGGATAAATTATTATCGATTTTTTTAAAACTACCGAGGCATTTTATCGAATTTTGGGTAAATATATTATCAATATGTTTATAATTCAACGAAAAACAATTAGAAGGAGAGAAAAAAATGAAAAAGCTATGGAAATGCAGTGTCTGCGGTTATACAATGGAAGGCGTTGAAGCACCAGATAACTGTCCGAATTGTGGGTCTCCCCAGGAAAAATTCGAGACTTTAAGTGAAGAGGGTGCCAAAAAGGTTTATGATTCTTATGTCACTAATGATATTCACATGGAAGTGATTGGACTGGCAGAGAAAATTATTCACCTTTCAAGAAAGGGTGCGGATATCAATCTGGATCCCGCTTGTTTGCATATTTTCAAGAAAGCCGAAGCAGATTGCTATGTCATTAAAGAAATGTGCAAAGCAGAAATTGCCGGACATATCGCAAAAGGTAAATGGTAAAAAAATATTGAAGTGGAGCTGTGGTTTGTGTTATGATAGTGCAGTAAGTTTTTACTGCTGGCGTGGCACAGATGGTAGCGCAACTGATTCGTAATCAGTAGGTCGGGGGTTCGATTCCCCCCGCTAGCTCCAGTAAAAATCGCATGAGAGAGCCGTTTTGGTTCTCTTTTTTTATTGCCGAAAAGCTGATTAAGGGCGAAAAACCCATGACTTGGGGACAATTTGGGGACACTTTTGAAAAAAGATAAGCTCAATAACGAAACGTTATTGAGCTTTGACGGAAGGTTTGATTAAAATATTTTCCAGTGCATCACTGGCTTTTGCGTCGGCCGTATTGATCACATGGGCATAAATATTACCGGTCGTGGAGATATTGGAATGGCCCAGCCGGGAAGACACCGTTTTTAGATCCACACCACTGGCAATAAGGATCGAGGCGTTTGTGTGCCTGAGAGAGTGCAGATGCACCGGCTTTAATCCGTGCTTATCGGTGAATTTTTTAAGATAACCGCCGATGGTGTCAAGGTTCATGGGTTCCCCGTTCCATCTGGTGAAGATATAGCCATGATCAATCCATTGATCGCCGACTTTAAGGCGCTCTGTCAGCTGCCAGACTTTATAGCTCCTAAACAGATCAAAGATGAAATCAGGCAGCTTCACGCTACGTTTAGATTTAAAGGTCTTGGGATCCCCTTCAATGATGCCCTGGCCAGTAACATATTTTAAGGCCCGCTTAACGGTAATGATCTTATCTTCAAAGTCGATATCTGACCATTTCAGACCGCCAATCTCACCACGCCTTAAGCCACTGTATATCAGGAGGTTTAGGGCAAGCTTATATTTGATGGGTTCCTCTTCCAGCAGCTCAAGAAATGCCATGGCTTCCTTATCATCCATATAAGCCTGTTCCTTGCGCTCTGTTTTGGGCAACTCCACACGCTTTTCAATCGGGTTGAAAGGAATAACACCCCATCTCACGGCGGTATTCATGATGTTATTCAGTAACCGGTGATAATGTAAAACCGTGTCGTTGGACACTTGCCTTTGTGGATTGGTTGATAAAAAGAGGCTGTCAAAGTCTTTACCAATAGCATCGGCCACCTTACGGGCGATCTCAAGAGTAGTGTTGCCACCTTTTTTAAGCCTCCGGAGGGTGTCATCATTGATTCCGGCTTTTTCTGAGATGTCCCTCTGTTTCATTTTGGCCACAATGGTTAGGTATTCAGGCGTAACCTGGTATTTCTCTCCGCCACGCATACCAGTACCGGCTTTAATCAGATTATAAAAGTCCTGTATATGCTTTGAGGTAATCTTTCCCATTTTCAGGTGTCCCAGATGTTCAGCAATTTTCAATGAGAGATCCTGATAACCTTTTACCGTCACCGGGGAGAGGTTCTTATTACCCACATAATTTTTAAACCAGATTTCAATAAAATCAATGAGTTTCGTGTTACTGTCCATGACGTAGCCCAGGTTGCATTTTTCCTCAAACTCCAGGGCGGCCCTGTCCAGATCCTTCTTCAATTTAGTGGGGCTTAATCCCTCAGGGGGTTTATAGTTCATGGTGTGCTTAATTCTCTTGCCATTAACATCGAAACCGCCAGAAACAACGATCCGGAAGGCATTGCCTCGCTTTTCTATGTTGGCCATGGATTAGATCTCCTCTTCTTTTGTAAGCTCTTCTATTATTTTATCAAGTTCTAAATCATCGACACTTTCAGCAATAAGTGCGGTTTTAAATTCGTTTTCAAATGAATCCACAATTTCTTCAAGATGTATTTGATCAAACAATAAAGAACGGTTTATTTCTTCTAATGTCTCTGCGTATGTTTTTTGACGGATGCTTGCATTAACGCCTTTACGTTCATTTTGGTTTCTCATTTCAGCCAATGAATCTTTAATTGTGTCAAAAAAAACTGTGTCAATAATCCGTTGAGTACTAATTTCGCTAACTGAAGTGTCTTCGATTTTAATATTTAAATAGCTTTTTTTATCTACAATACCATTAAAGTACTCTTCAATTAACAATAGTGGGCCTTCTATATGACCATTACTGTATGAATGCGAGTCTTTAGAAGATTTTAAAATATTATGAAGTTCCGTTCGCACTTCAGCATCAGAAGAAAGGCAACTTTTATATCTTGAATTACAAGATAAAGCAAGACATTCGGGGTTATTCTCATACTCTATCAATTCGTTCAATGTTGGTATTAAAATACCAGGTAAATATCTATTGAACCTTTTTAGTTTATCAATTGCATCGCAGCTCAAACCTGTAATTTCATGAATCTTCTGTTCATCAATATTAGAAGTTCTTTGATCCGTGATTCCAAGCAGATAATCAGCTGATACATGAAAATACCTAGCTATTTTATAAAGTCTCTCAACATTTGGTTGTACACTTCCTTCCATATACTGAGCAATAGCCTGTCTTGTAATACCGGTATAATCAGCTAAATTCTTTTGTGTAGTCCCAAATTCATTCATCAAATCTCTCAACCGTATTGCAAAATTACTTTCGTAACCAGTAAATATTACCTCTTCCATATTAAACACCTCCAAATGTAAGTAAATCTAGCAATTTTTTAATGATGGCAATTTTTAATTGCACAACTGCAACTCTTGCCTTATAATTAATTATAGCAAGAATAAACAACTTCTACAACTATTTTATAAAAAAGGAGATAACGAGATGAATAACAAAGATATTAAAGATTCAATTAAAAATGCAGGTTTATACCAATGGATGGTTGCGGAGCGGATTAACATGGCTGAATCAACCTTTTACCGCAAAATGCGACACGAACTGCCAGAAGAGGAAAAACAGAAGATTTATAGTGCAATTGAGGAATTAAAGAAACAAAAGGAGGCGGTATAACATGAAAACCCCAAGAATGAGAACTATCCCTCAAAGTGCTGCGGAATTAAAAGCTCTGGATCAGAACACCTCACTCACAGAATGCGCCATCAGACGCCTTGTAGATCAAGGTAAGATCAAATGTGTAAAGGCCGGGAGAAAAAAATTAATCAATTTGGATCAGCTCATCACTTATTTGAGTGATCCATTTCCGGAAGAGTCACCAGAAGAGGTGCCAGGCGAAAAAGAAAAGGTTATTACCCTGGAAAGAATGGACACCTACAAGAGAAATATCGGGATGGTAAAGTAATACGCAATTTTAGGATATACACCAATCATGGTATTTTAACAGCGAAATACAATCAAATGGGAAGGATCCAGAAGTTTATTAGCGAAAATAGCAAACTTCTGGCCTCTTCCCATTAATTTTAAGATCAAGCAAAACTGCCAAAATGACAGTTTTGAAAAAATGAGGGATGCAATCGCGACTCACGACTCCATTGGAAGAAAGCACCAGAAAAAAGACATGAAAAAACTCTCCCTGGCACTGCAATACCGGTAGGGAGAGTTTTAAAAGGGTGTTGTGTTTTCACAAATAACTGAATAAGAAAAGACCGCTGCTAAAGCTTGAATGCTATAGCGTTCTTTAAATAACCCGTTATCTAATTATACCTTTTTATATGATGGATAACAAGCAAAAAAACGGCTGAATAATCAGCTTTTAGACTTGATAAGAGTATTATCTTACCGACAATATCTTTCAAAATGAGGGGTAATCAAAATGCCATACATCAAAGAGACGTGCAGAGCTGGGAGAACCATAGAAATAACCAAACGGTTCACAACCCGTTTTAATAAAAAAGGAATCACCAGGGGCGAAAATCAGAAGCCAACGCCGGAGCAAATGCAAGTAATCAATGAGCGGAATGCAGAAACCAAACTTAGAAGGATCCTTAATACAAATTATGGCCCGGGTGATTTGCACATTGTTCTTACCTACGCTAAAGAAAAAAGGCTGATATCAGAAGAGGCAAAGATTGAACTTGAAAAGTTTATC
This window encodes:
- a CDS encoding folate family ECF transporter S component yields the protein MKSNAFISGSTRTRIVVNCGLLIAISIVLKILFEVYIPLGGFPSLRLNITALPIMLSGILLGPLAGFAVGFISDLLCFVIKPGGPFFIGFTLASGLTGLIPGLLFMMLRKKETKHLEWFNLVFIVLATIILAVSGTFGFDNGTIYYAGEPLSMIYFVIFIALMIAFAVFPIIVVKKSNLDSEYRSDHILFIVSVSQLVTSILLNTWFLSILYGQAVAVLLPARIISNIFLIPLYTIMLVAILKILPGFIKQR
- a CDS encoding rubredoxin-like domain-containing protein; amino-acid sequence: MKKLWKCSVCGYTMEGVEAPDNCPNCGSPQEKFETLSEEGAKKVYDSYVTNDIHMEVIGLAEKIIHLSRKGADINLDPACLHIFKKAEADCYVIKEMCKAEIAGHIAKGKW
- a CDS encoding tyrosine-type recombinase/integrase, with translation MANIEKRGNAFRIVVSGGFDVNGKRIKHTMNYKPPEGLSPTKLKKDLDRAALEFEEKCNLGYVMDSNTKLIDFIEIWFKNYVGNKNLSPVTVKGYQDLSLKIAEHLGHLKMGKITSKHIQDFYNLIKAGTGMRGGEKYQVTPEYLTIVAKMKQRDISEKAGINDDTLRRLKKGGNTTLEIARKVADAIGKDFDSLFLSTNPQRQVSNDTVLHYHRLLNNIMNTAVRWGVIPFNPIEKRVELPKTERKEQAYMDDKEAMAFLELLEEEPIKYKLALNLLIYSGLRRGEIGGLKWSDIDFEDKIITVKRALKYVTGQGIIEGDPKTFKSKRSVKLPDFIFDLFRSYKVWQLTERLKVGDQWIDHGYIFTRWNGEPMNLDTIGGYLKKFTDKHGLKPVHLHSLRHTNASILIASGVDLKTVSSRLGHSNISTTGNIYAHVINTADAKASDALENILIKPSVKAQ
- a CDS encoding helix-turn-helix transcriptional regulator, producing the protein MEEVIFTGYESNFAIRLRDLMNEFGTTQKNLADYTGITRQAIAQYMEGSVQPNVERLYKIARYFHVSADYLLGITDQRTSNIDEQKIHEITGLSCDAIDKLKRFNRYLPGILIPTLNELIEYENNPECLALSCNSRYKSCLSSDAEVRTELHNILKSSKDSHSYSNGHIEGPLLLIEEYFNGIVDKKSYLNIKIEDTSVSEISTQRIIDTVFFDTIKDSLAEMRNQNERKGVNASIRQKTYAETLEEINRSLLFDQIHLEEIVDSFENEFKTALIAESVDDLELDKIIEELTKEEEI
- a CDS encoding DNA-binding protein, with translation MKTPRMRTIPQSAAELKALDQNTSLTECAIRRLVDQGKIKCVKAGRKKLINLDQLITYLSDPFPEESPEEVPGEKEKVITLERMDTYKRNIGMVK